The following proteins come from a genomic window of Myroides odoratus DSM 2801:
- the fabG gene encoding 3-oxoacyl-[acyl-carrier-protein] reductase has protein sequence MKLLEGKIAIITGATRGIGRGVAIAFAEQGANVAFTYSSSVQAADELVSELVALGVQAKGYQSNAAEYAAAEQLVDEVLKDFGNIDILINNAGITKDNLLMRMSEQDFDAVIEVNLKSVFNMTKAVQRTMLKNRKGSIINMSSVVGVKGNAGQANYAASKAGVIGFSKSVALELGSRNIRCNVIAPGFIETEMTGKLAEDVVKGWTDAIPLKRGGKPEDIANACVFLASEMSAYITGQVINVDGGMLT, from the coding sequence ATGAAATTATTAGAAGGAAAGATAGCAATTATTACCGGTGCTACACGTGGAATTGGTAGAGGTGTAGCAATAGCGTTTGCAGAGCAAGGAGCTAATGTAGCTTTTACTTATAGCTCATCTGTACAAGCAGCAGATGAATTAGTAAGCGAATTAGTAGCTTTAGGAGTTCAAGCAAAAGGATACCAATCAAATGCAGCTGAATATGCAGCAGCAGAACAATTGGTAGATGAAGTTTTGAAAGACTTTGGTAATATTGATATTTTAATTAATAATGCTGGTATTACAAAAGATAACTTATTAATGAGAATGTCGGAACAAGATTTTGATGCAGTTATCGAAGTAAACTTGAAATCGGTGTTTAATATGACAAAAGCCGTACAGCGTACCATGTTAAAAAATAGAAAAGGTTCTATTATTAATATGAGCTCTGTTGTGGGAGTAAAAGGAAATGCAGGTCAAGCAAATTATGCAGCGTCTAAAGCAGGGGTAATTGGATTCTCTAAATCAGTAGCTTTAGAATTAGGATCTAGAAATATTCGTTGTAACGTCATTGCGCCAGGATTTATCGAAACAGAAATGACTGGAAAATTAGCCGAAGATGTAGTGAAAGGATGGACAGATGCTATTCCATTAAAACGCGGTGGAAAACCAGAAGATATTGCAAATGCATGCGTATTCTTGGCTTCTGAGATGTCAGCTTATATTACAGGACAAGTAATCAACGTGGATGGAGGAATGTTAACTTAA
- a CDS encoding LbetaH domain-containing protein: MAKYKIIDESMEYDDCILWRIVEIQSGKKGGWIESEANLSQSGQCMVLDEAKVYGNAKVYDDAIISGFSNVYGNAEVYGNAVVSEYVSVFGQAKIYGNAKVNGDVVVKDAAQVLGYAQVERFAEIMGHAVVYGHAKISGNAEIQDYARVYGYSQVLNSAVVKDNGLVHGHVIVKNSTIVEGEEELFDGQYTWDDIDIFSRLKLYIQDGVSGDFAKLYANGRHQVQVVVILEAKDGGKDGVPKYIQIPETEILQNIVFVNYRNDPFGNRFQYSDSPGEYCAGRLLQDESSSRIVESSSASVYLSTVEPMGETVVCVSCWVTRVEKGVVTVEEYSTALENNGRRPMPNSVTLQVVPQYIFSNGDIDVFVSKEEESTYTLRSNYVRFHINGIHRLHRGEVSKERQFYERTRIAVRQGDYYSAISTDSSIEINDDLYTYTFGVTIYDRWTVVKPNHEFEGLCFWVFEKNYLEVVNSVRETPMFCSLFDIYGNEAKLSIKISQKDRTTLEAYVI, from the coding sequence ATGGCGAAGTACAAAATTATTGATGAGTCTATGGAATACGATGATTGTATTCTCTGGCGTATAGTAGAAATTCAAAGCGGAAAAAAAGGAGGTTGGATTGAAAGTGAGGCCAATTTAAGTCAGTCTGGACAATGTATGGTTTTAGACGAAGCAAAGGTATATGGCAATGCCAAAGTATATGATGATGCGATAATTAGTGGATTTTCAAATGTTTATGGTAATGCTGAAGTATATGGTAACGCTGTTGTTTCGGAGTATGTTAGTGTTTTTGGTCAGGCTAAAATTTACGGAAATGCTAAAGTGAATGGTGATGTAGTTGTAAAAGATGCTGCTCAAGTACTTGGTTATGCTCAAGTTGAACGATTCGCTGAAATAATGGGACATGCAGTTGTCTATGGGCATGCTAAAATTAGTGGAAATGCAGAAATTCAAGATTATGCACGTGTTTATGGATATAGCCAAGTTTTAAATAGTGCAGTTGTAAAAGATAATGGATTAGTTCACGGTCATGTTATTGTGAAGAATTCTACTATTGTTGAAGGAGAAGAAGAACTTTTTGATGGACAATATACGTGGGATGATATTGATATATTTTCAAGGTTGAAGCTATACATTCAAGATGGTGTTAGTGGTGATTTTGCCAAGCTTTATGCTAACGGTAGACATCAAGTACAAGTAGTGGTAATACTTGAAGCTAAAGATGGAGGTAAAGATGGAGTTCCCAAATATATTCAAATCCCTGAAACTGAAATTCTCCAAAATATAGTGTTCGTCAACTATAGAAATGATCCTTTTGGCAATCGATTTCAGTATAGTGATTCACCCGGTGAATATTGTGCTGGTCGATTACTACAGGATGAATCGAGTTCACGCATTGTAGAAAGTTCTTCTGCATCCGTTTATTTATCCACAGTAGAACCAATGGGAGAAACTGTAGTTTGCGTTAGTTGTTGGGTTACTAGAGTTGAAAAAGGAGTAGTTACAGTAGAAGAATATTCTACAGCATTAGAAAATAATGGTAGAAGACCTATGCCTAATTCCGTGACTTTACAAGTTGTTCCACAATACATCTTTTCAAATGGGGATATCGATGTCTTTGTAAGTAAGGAGGAAGAGTCTACTTATACCTTGAGATCTAACTATGTGCGATTTCATATAAATGGTATACATCGACTGCATCGTGGAGAAGTTAGTAAAGAGCGTCAATTCTACGAAAGAACACGTATTGCTGTACGTCAAGGAGATTATTATTCCGCTATATCTACAGATAGTTCAATTGAAATTAATGATGATCTGTATACTTATACATTTGGAGTAACAATATATGATCGTTGGACAGTAGTTAAGCCAAATCATGAATTTGAAGGATTGTGCTTTTGGGTATTTGAAAAGAATTATCTAGAGGTTGTTAATAGTGTTCGTGAAACTCCAATGTTTTGTTCTCTTTTTGATATTTATGGGAATGAGGCAAAATTAAGTATTAAAATTTCACAGAAAGACAGAACAACATTAGAAGCTTACGTGATATAA
- a CDS encoding class I SAM-dependent methyltransferase — protein MKDFIIHNQKAWDNQAKANVAWSQPVSSEQVENAKKGIWELYILPTPIDKDWIGDIKGKKVLCLASAGGQQGPILAALGAEVVVYDLSEEQLNKDQMVAQRDHLNLRIVQGDMCDLSSFEDAYFDLIVHPISNLYVDDVNKVWKECHRVLKVGGKLISSFYNPIVFVEDRNAELKEKGLIRPRFTIPYADRVDLTPEELQQKMDRGEALVFGHSLKDLIGGQTRAGFAITAYDEAWQPHPRFTIDPFIPTFIGTQSVKLQNS, from the coding sequence TTGAAAGATTTTATCATACATAATCAAAAAGCTTGGGATAATCAAGCGAAGGCGAATGTAGCTTGGTCACAGCCAGTTAGTAGTGAACAAGTAGAAAATGCAAAAAAAGGAATATGGGAGTTGTATATATTGCCAACCCCCATAGATAAAGATTGGATTGGCGATATAAAAGGAAAAAAAGTATTGTGTCTCGCTTCTGCAGGAGGGCAGCAAGGGCCTATATTAGCAGCTTTAGGAGCCGAAGTTGTGGTCTATGACTTATCCGAAGAACAGCTGAATAAAGATCAAATGGTGGCACAACGAGATCACTTAAATCTGCGTATTGTACAAGGAGATATGTGTGATTTATCCTCATTCGAGGACGCGTATTTTGATTTAATTGTACACCCTATCTCCAACTTATATGTCGATGATGTCAATAAAGTTTGGAAGGAATGTCATCGGGTACTAAAAGTAGGAGGAAAGCTTATCAGTAGCTTTTATAACCCGATTGTTTTTGTAGAAGATAGAAACGCTGAATTAAAAGAAAAAGGATTAATTCGTCCGCGTTTCACCATTCCTTATGCGGATCGCGTGGATTTAACTCCAGAAGAATTACAGCAAAAAATGGATAGAGGAGAAGCCTTGGTGTTTGGTCATAGCTTAAAGGATCTAATCGGAGGGCAAACACGCGCTGGTTTTGCAATTACAGCATATGATGAAGCCTGGCAGCCTCATCCTCGTTTCACCATAGATCCTTTTATTCCAACTTTTATAGGAACACAAAGTGTAAAATTACAAAACTCATAG
- a CDS encoding RHS repeat-associated core domain-containing protein: QVLVEEDKKVRWIKSGASCLAVNDDQDVTLRANGQNESLLCSVKNSDSKGELHQYGAYGQGEAEEYLPAFNGERKDPISGHYHLGNGYRSYSPVLMRFTCPDSMSPFGAGGINVYAYCAGDPINLIDPSGHSAMGTAGLFSGGAIAQGLGRLGAGGGIALGIFGIVTAVATFGASAAAMGVAMASISLTLSLAAEATGIASIATAKSNPELSANLGWASLGLGIAGSATGFTGYKKKTATSNITRNRANSVSEEIPLQGLGRRESLSEGSPFPSQPIEQEDVNFLLDGGKQFGGTYLKNGNPLGENSLFVLGHGDRSGGTFITDRNVTFLTPLNTYLSNKSVENYLREGASNLKSVTYKAGAEIPNLRLSGPNFGKVSAKNSIELYKRELNYNFPHTFFAINTPIPYVNLKGLVLGFPKKYENIVFACCTKFYRRYSV; the protein is encoded by the coding sequence CAAGTACTGGTGGAAGAAGATAAGAAAGTGCGTTGGATTAAAAGTGGAGCGTCATGTCTGGCGGTCAACGATGATCAGGACGTTACCTTACGGGCAAATGGGCAGAATGAGAGCTTGTTGTGTTCGGTGAAAAACAGCGATTCTAAAGGCGAACTACACCAATATGGAGCGTATGGACAGGGAGAAGCAGAAGAATATTTACCGGCTTTTAACGGGGAGCGAAAAGATCCAATCAGTGGGCATTACCACTTGGGCAATGGATATCGTTCGTATAGTCCAGTCTTGATGCGTTTTACTTGTCCCGATAGCATGAGCCCGTTTGGAGCGGGAGGAATCAACGTCTATGCCTATTGTGCAGGCGATCCGATTAACTTAATCGATCCTTCAGGGCACAGTGCTATGGGAACAGCGGGGTTGTTCTCCGGAGGGGCAATTGCGCAGGGATTGGGCCGATTAGGTGCAGGCGGAGGAATTGCGTTAGGGATTTTCGGAATTGTTACTGCTGTTGCAACCTTTGGTGCATCTGCTGCTGCAATGGGAGTCGCGATGGCGAGTATATCCCTGACCCTTAGTTTAGCTGCGGAAGCAACAGGAATCGCTAGTATTGCAACTGCTAAGAGTAATCCTGAGCTATCGGCTAATTTAGGTTGGGCTTCGCTGGGATTGGGAATTGCAGGTTCGGCAACGGGTTTTACGGGCTATAAGAAAAAAACAGCGACTAGTAATATAACAAGGAATAGAGCAAATTCTGTATCTGAAGAGATCCCTCTTCAAGGCTTAGGCAGGAGAGAAAGCCTTTCGGAAGGTTCCCCATTTCCATCACAACCAATTGAACAAGAAGATGTTAATTTTCTACTCGATGGAGGAAAGCAATTCGGAGGAACTTATCTAAAAAATGGTAATCCTCTAGGAGAAAATAGCCTATTTGTACTTGGACATGGTGACCGAAGTGGAGGAACTTTTATTACCGATAGAAATGTCACTTTTCTAACTCCTCTAAATACATATTTAAGCAATAAATCCGTTGAGAACTATCTTAGAGAAGGGGCAAGTAATTTAAAATCAGTAACATATAAAGCAGGTGCAGAAATTCCTAATTTGAGGTTATCGGGACCTAATTTTGGGAAAGTATCTGCAAAAAATTCGATAGAACTGTATAAAAGGGAATTAAACTATAATTTTCCTCATACCTTTTTTGCAATTAATACCCCAATTCCATATGTAAATCTAAAAGGTTTAGTGCTAGGATTCCCTAAGAAATATGAAAACATAGTTTTTGCATGTTGTACTAAATTTTATAGAAGATATAGCGTTTAA
- a CDS encoding RHS repeat domain-containing protein has translation IFTGHDGCEAATSTTSSAFTHRVLSQTNAQGVVSSYSYDSMGRILRLTQAEGTAYESSTYWEYELMKQTSNNSLVSITPVTQYTDALGNQAKVYFDGLGRELRKYGLDRKGSGQWEEILSQQYNAAGQAKQKTVRRYTKLQ, from the coding sequence ATTTTTACCGGTCATGATGGCTGTGAGGCTGCAACTAGCACTACTTCTAGTGCTTTTACCCACCGCGTGTTGAGTCAGACCAATGCACAAGGGGTTGTGAGCTCTTATAGCTATGATTCGATGGGCAGAATCTTGCGCTTAACTCAAGCGGAAGGTACGGCTTATGAAAGTTCTACATATTGGGAGTATGAATTGATGAAACAGACGAGTAATAATTCGCTTGTCTCTATTACTCCTGTGACGCAGTATACCGATGCTTTGGGTAATCAAGCGAAAGTGTATTTTGATGGCTTAGGTCGCGAGTTGCGCAAATACGGATTAGATCGCAAGGGAAGTGGTCAATGGGAAGAAATTCTAAGTCAGCAATACAATGCAGCGGGTCAAGCCAAACAAAAAACGGTTCGACGATATACAAAACTCCAATAA
- a CDS encoding LbetaH domain-containing protein — protein sequence MADKYQLTDESMIHNGHTLWRIVENSTGVKGGWIESESNLSQSGQCMVLDEAKVYGNAVVSGNAIVMDQAEVYDDVRVSDQAKIHGNARVSLKSIIVDDAQVAGFAQVAGYVLLCDEAMVTDYAIIQGRVSLKGNSKVYDEAKLFDYATVSDFGQVYGQAQVYGFAGILGNVKVYDNARVCESINLTGNTAIYGRAFVGGYGTINENCKIYGNAQITGTVLLANFAEVYGDAQLKGNITLLNKAEVYGQAVLQGTVFVVDNAKVFGEAEVDGDMVVLRNNGCLYDQAKMYDVSTIYGNAQVYGQATIKNYGQVFEEAKVYDQALVKDSAWVYGHASIGGNTVVAGNERIFE from the coding sequence ATGGCAGATAAATATCAACTTACAGATGAATCCATGATTCACAATGGACATACTCTTTGGCGTATTGTTGAAAATAGTACAGGAGTAAAAGGAGGTTGGATTGAAAGTGAGTCCAATTTAAGTCAGTCTGGACAATGTATGGTTTTAGACGAAGCAAAAGTATATGGAAATGCTGTGGTTTCAGGTAATGCAATCGTTATGGATCAGGCTGAAGTATATGATGATGTAAGAGTAAGTGATCAGGCTAAAATTCATGGAAATGCTAGAGTTAGCCTGAAAAGTATAATCGTAGATGACGCACAAGTAGCTGGCTTTGCACAGGTAGCGGGGTATGTTTTGTTATGTGATGAGGCAATGGTTACTGATTATGCTATCATTCAAGGTAGAGTAAGTCTAAAAGGGAATAGTAAAGTATATGATGAAGCAAAATTATTTGATTATGCTACTGTCTCTGATTTTGGTCAAGTATATGGTCAAGCTCAAGTATATGGATTTGCAGGTATTCTAGGGAATGTAAAAGTATATGATAATGCTCGTGTGTGTGAATCCATTAATTTAACTGGAAATACAGCAATCTATGGTCGTGCTTTTGTTGGAGGTTATGGAACTATAAATGAGAATTGTAAAATATATGGAAATGCTCAAATTACAGGGACAGTTCTACTAGCAAACTTTGCTGAAGTGTATGGTGATGCCCAATTAAAGGGAAATATAACACTACTTAATAAGGCTGAGGTATATGGTCAAGCAGTACTACAAGGAACCGTTTTTGTGGTAGATAATGCCAAGGTTTTTGGAGAAGCTGAGGTAGATGGAGATATGGTTGTTCTTAGAAATAATGGATGCCTTTATGATCAAGCAAAAATGTATGATGTTTCTACTATATATGGTAATGCCCAAGTATATGGTCAAGCAACTATCAAAAACTATGGTCAAGTGTTTGAAGAGGCTAAAGTATATGATCAGGCACTTGTAAAAGATTCTGCATGGGTATACGGACATGCATCCATTGGTGGAAATACTGTCGTTGCTGGTAATGAACGTATATTTGAATAG
- a CDS encoding putative glycolipid-binding domain-containing protein, whose protein sequence is MEKKRTWLGIDTISVEHLTCIEKEGSYHCKGERVGNKNNRIYGVEYQIVATSNWETRFFDIRCQEGHRYYQLSGHKLNEQWMLDEQEYPHLKECLDIDISVTPFTNTLPINRLKLNIGESKTIPVLYINPLEENFTMIQQQYTKLSDNTYHYKNIWSDFEATITVDQDGLVVEYPGLFKIV, encoded by the coding sequence ATGGAAAAAAAACGTACGTGGTTAGGCATAGATACAATTTCGGTTGAGCATCTGACCTGTATTGAGAAAGAAGGTAGTTATCACTGCAAAGGGGAACGCGTAGGCAATAAAAACAATCGTATCTATGGAGTAGAGTACCAAATCGTAGCTACTTCTAATTGGGAAACTCGATTTTTTGATATTCGCTGTCAAGAGGGACATCGCTACTATCAATTAAGCGGGCATAAACTAAATGAACAATGGATGTTGGATGAACAAGAATATCCCCATTTAAAAGAATGCTTGGATATTGATATTTCAGTCACTCCTTTTACAAATACATTGCCTATTAATCGATTAAAACTCAATATAGGTGAATCAAAAACAATTCCTGTATTGTACATTAATCCTTTAGAGGAAAACTTTACAATGATACAACAACAGTATACCAAGTTGTCTGACAATACTTATCATTATAAAAACATTTGGAGCGATTTCGAAGCTACCATTACAGTTGATCAAGATGGATTAGTTGTAGAATATCCAGGACTTTTTAAAATCGTTTAA
- a CDS encoding DUF7935 family protein → MNLNFILTSLQYVLPALIVAGLAYVFFQKILEKQAQRDRFILAQLSNKETGIDTKALKLQACERLVIYAERSDLKKLILRVQPLSTDTQAYAHLLVQHLEQEYEYNVTQQLYVSPELWAIVVHTKNALITTIQQTSKLPEATSAMLYQNLLLNESLKIQNKVDILLRAIKEETAANL, encoded by the coding sequence ATGAATCTCAACTTTATACTTACTTCACTTCAGTATGTACTTCCTGCCTTAATTGTAGCGGGATTGGCTTATGTATTTTTTCAGAAGATCTTAGAAAAACAGGCCCAAAGAGATCGTTTTATCCTTGCGCAGCTCTCCAATAAAGAGACGGGTATTGACACCAAAGCGCTTAAGTTACAGGCCTGTGAACGGCTGGTGATTTATGCAGAACGAAGCGATTTAAAAAAATTAATTTTGAGAGTACAACCCTTAAGTACAGATACCCAAGCGTATGCTCATTTGTTGGTTCAGCATTTAGAGCAAGAATATGAATACAATGTTACGCAACAGCTTTATGTTTCACCAGAACTATGGGCTATTGTTGTGCATACCAAAAACGCCCTTATTACAACTATTCAACAAACCTCGAAATTGCCAGAAGCAACTTCGGCTATGTTGTATCAAAACCTCTTACTCAATGAGTCGTTGAAAATCCAAAACAAAGTGGATATTTTACTTCGAGCAATTAAGGAAGAGACAGCAGCTAATTTATAG
- a CDS encoding LbetaH domain-containing protein — translation MDKYRITDESMEYNGHKLWRIECLRTHKKGGWIQNETNLSQVGEAWIADNAKVYGEASISDNAKVSGNAEVFGAAKITADAQVYDNAIVSDYAVVTAYAQVYDHATVEDSAQIYGHATVSGHALVAAYAQVYDYASIEGCAQVYDNVQIYGHAKVKDYAHIFKEARIKGQTVVLNNDRVSENLYNWEDINELSFLQISDVHNNKSVQLYANGRHQVAVKVSFEAKDRNKNTIKIAAKEIFENIEFVDEENRPIQNGITYTDTPSIYVYPLPDKTRINNKDTKSTALFYFSIDRVVNVFKLCVRCKIKQWSIANGMEKIKRIEYATTIENNNDLMQEDFLTVQVVPKRQFTQSNLAVQIFSEVDVNGIPNSILTKYYVQFDPLDGTITRQASCIEKNWFHYRQMGIYKGCSVSTDSSFVKNENALFTMKFEYTSSKYKVITSKNHEADGLCFWVYQLWEGLLWSYYEGGGEMYFLLYDQYGNEANLKAQVAEDGQLNFHVRLPELNQE, via the coding sequence ATGGATAAATATAGAATTACTGATGAATCCATGGAATATAATGGGCACAAATTGTGGCGTATTGAATGTTTGCGTACACATAAAAAAGGAGGTTGGATTCAAAATGAAACGAATTTGAGTCAAGTAGGAGAGGCATGGATTGCAGACAATGCCAAAGTGTACGGAGAAGCATCCATTTCAGATAATGCGAAAGTAAGTGGAAATGCTGAAGTATTTGGGGCAGCAAAAATTACGGCAGATGCACAAGTATACGATAATGCCATCGTTTCTGATTATGCTGTTGTAACGGCTTATGCACAAGTATATGATCATGCTACTGTTGAAGATTCTGCTCAAATTTATGGACATGCCACTGTATCAGGGCACGCTCTTGTAGCTGCTTATGCACAAGTGTATGATTATGCTTCAATTGAAGGTTGTGCGCAGGTATATGATAATGTACAAATCTATGGTCATGCCAAAGTCAAAGATTATGCTCATATTTTTAAGGAAGCTCGTATTAAAGGACAAACAGTTGTATTGAATAATGATCGAGTAAGTGAAAACTTATATAACTGGGAAGATATCAATGAGTTGTCCTTCTTGCAAATCAGTGATGTGCATAACAATAAATCAGTACAACTCTATGCAAATGGTCGACACCAAGTTGCAGTGAAGGTATCTTTTGAAGCAAAAGATCGGAACAAAAACACAATTAAAATAGCTGCAAAAGAAATTTTTGAAAATATTGAATTTGTAGATGAAGAAAATAGACCCATTCAAAATGGAATTACCTATACGGATACTCCTAGTATATATGTTTATCCACTCCCAGATAAAACAAGGATCAATAATAAGGATACAAAATCAACAGCCTTGTTTTATTTCTCCATAGATCGCGTAGTTAATGTATTTAAATTATGTGTGAGATGTAAAATTAAGCAGTGGTCGATAGCGAATGGAATGGAAAAAATAAAACGAATAGAATATGCCACTACAATTGAAAATAATAATGACTTAATGCAAGAAGATTTTTTGACTGTGCAAGTTGTTCCTAAACGACAGTTTACTCAATCCAATCTCGCTGTACAAATTTTTTCTGAAGTGGATGTTAATGGAATACCTAATTCTATTTTGACTAAATACTACGTTCAATTTGATCCACTTGATGGCACGATAACACGTCAGGCCTCTTGTATTGAAAAAAATTGGTTTCATTATAGACAAATGGGAATTTATAAAGGATGTAGTGTATCTACGGATAGTTCGTTTGTGAAAAATGAAAATGCTTTATTCACGATGAAGTTCGAATATACTTCAAGTAAATATAAAGTAATAACCTCCAAAAATCACGAGGCGGACGGCCTTTGTTTTTGGGTATATCAATTATGGGAAGGTCTACTGTGGTCCTATTATGAAGGAGGAGGTGAAATGTATTTTTTGCTGTATGATCAATATGGTAATGAAGCCAACTTAAAGGCTCAAGTAGCAGAAGATGGACAATTGAATTTTCATGTTCGATTGCCAGAATTAAACCAAGAGTAA
- a CDS encoding DUF4197 domain-containing protein, translating into MRRILISACLLAGVLGTNYTVHAQSKLGNVLGNLSQDQIGKGLKEALDKGIQEQVSQLAKPDGFFKNEMVKIMLPEELQKVDKTLRSMGMGSVADQGLQLLNRAAEDAVKEATPIFVQAIKELTFNDAKNILLGGQSSATTYLKEKTSKQLAGKFAPVIEESLAQVGATKVWEGIFTKYNSLPLVSPVDPNLTNYVTEKTMDGVFTMIAVEENKIRGNEDNSRSTTLLKDVFGKQDNTANTSSSTSTSTKKNTKDNTKKTETSTEKKKSILDLFGK; encoded by the coding sequence ATGAGAAGAATTTTAATAAGCGCATGCTTATTGGCAGGTGTTTTAGGAACCAATTATACGGTTCACGCACAAAGTAAATTGGGAAATGTATTGGGGAATTTATCCCAAGATCAAATTGGAAAAGGGCTTAAAGAAGCTTTAGATAAAGGAATTCAAGAACAAGTAAGTCAATTGGCGAAACCTGATGGATTCTTTAAGAATGAAATGGTAAAAATCATGTTACCCGAAGAGTTACAAAAAGTAGATAAAACACTTCGTTCTATGGGAATGGGCAGTGTAGCAGATCAAGGTTTACAGTTGTTAAACAGAGCAGCGGAAGACGCAGTAAAAGAGGCTACTCCTATCTTTGTACAAGCCATTAAAGAATTGACATTTAATGATGCAAAAAACATCTTATTGGGAGGTCAATCATCAGCAACTACCTACTTAAAAGAAAAGACTTCTAAGCAATTGGCAGGAAAATTTGCTCCTGTAATTGAAGAGTCTTTAGCTCAAGTTGGTGCAACGAAAGTTTGGGAAGGTATTTTTACAAAATACAATAGCTTACCCTTAGTTTCACCTGTTGACCCGAATTTGACGAATTATGTCACTGAAAAAACGATGGATGGGGTATTTACGATGATTGCTGTAGAAGAAAATAAAATTAGAGGGAACGAAGACAATTCTCGTTCTACGACTTTATTAAAAGATGTATTTGGCAAACAAGATAACACGGCCAATACTTCTTCTTCTACTTCCACTTCGACCAAGAAAAACACGAAGGACAATACGAAGAAAACGGAAACATCCACAGAAAAAAAGAAAAGTATCTTGGATCTTTTTGGGAAGTAA
- a CDS encoding GNAT family N-acetyltransferase has protein sequence MKQRSSYTPENLAKLSFLEEADCELITLLQALLQGETNWSDVLLQVEEAEHLSVVHPCILSIVLGNITQEVALIEREVQLRLLAVLLQKMGKHWNNYRSVAIPNTAAWIEQLIENPTEEIPQEEQTKHVWFHLLQLFLDAQQDLNQMATYNLIQTGIKQEVCMIVAMLAPQERKIFASNEEWETSRLMFRKIQEEDKTLLQNHFTPAVGKYLSIDALNHPVLVQAYIQQSQAEMQQGTCLVLMAFERETEVFIGCLTLNDINQETAEIGLWVREDQQGKGYGKELLNQAIAIIEESIPTNEIIYTVEKENHKSIALCENMGFQFDKELILEPTPLKNKYREMLRYSKTIKEK, from the coding sequence ATGAAACAAAGATCCTCCTATACGCCAGAAAACCTTGCTAAACTTTCTTTTTTAGAGGAAGCAGATTGCGAATTGATAACCTTGTTGCAAGCTTTGCTTCAGGGGGAAACGAATTGGTCAGATGTACTCTTACAAGTAGAAGAAGCGGAGCATTTATCCGTAGTTCATCCTTGTATCCTCTCTATTGTATTGGGAAACATAACCCAAGAAGTGGCATTGATTGAACGAGAAGTACAGCTAAGGCTTCTCGCGGTATTGCTGCAAAAGATGGGAAAACACTGGAATAACTATCGTTCAGTTGCTATACCGAATACAGCAGCCTGGATAGAGCAATTGATTGAAAATCCAACAGAAGAGATCCCACAAGAGGAACAAACCAAGCACGTTTGGTTTCACTTGTTGCAACTCTTTTTAGATGCTCAGCAAGACCTCAATCAAATGGCTACCTACAATTTGATTCAGACAGGGATAAAACAAGAGGTTTGTATGATTGTAGCGATGTTAGCTCCGCAAGAGCGAAAAATATTTGCATCCAATGAAGAATGGGAAACCTCTCGATTGATGTTTAGAAAAATCCAAGAGGAGGATAAGACCTTACTGCAAAACCATTTTACACCTGCAGTAGGGAAGTATTTGAGTATAGATGCCTTAAATCATCCTGTATTAGTACAAGCTTATATTCAACAGTCACAAGCAGAAATGCAACAGGGAACTTGTTTAGTGCTGATGGCTTTTGAGCGTGAAACAGAGGTGTTTATTGGATGTTTAACCCTTAATGATATCAATCAAGAAACTGCCGAAATTGGATTGTGGGTGCGTGAAGATCAACAAGGAAAAGGGTATGGAAAAGAATTACTCAATCAAGCGATTGCTATTATAGAAGAAAGTATTCCGACGAATGAAATAATTTATACCGTTGAAAAGGAGAATCACAAAAGTATAGCGCTGTGTGAGAACATGGGGTTTCAATTCGACAAGGAGTTAATCTTAGAACCTACCCCTTTAAAGAATAAATACAGGGAAATGTTGCGTTATAGTAAAACGATAAAGGAGAAATAA